The Solibacillus sp. FSL W7-1436 genome window below encodes:
- the smpB gene encoding SsrA-binding protein SmpB, translating to MAKGAGKVLAQNKKASHDYFIEETIEAGMVLTGTEIKSVRGARVQLKEAYISVTGGEAWVKNMHISPFDQGNRYNHDPLRERKLLLHKKQISELIGAVKRDGYTIVPLKMYIKDGYAKLLIGLAKGKKDYDKRHDMKKKEAKRDMERAFKDRQQ from the coding sequence ATGGCAAAAGGCGCAGGTAAAGTTTTAGCTCAAAACAAAAAAGCGAGCCATGATTACTTCATAGAAGAAACAATTGAAGCAGGGATGGTACTGACAGGAACGGAGATCAAATCCGTACGTGGTGCCCGTGTCCAGCTGAAGGAAGCGTATATTAGTGTTACGGGTGGGGAAGCATGGGTAAAAAATATGCATATTTCGCCATTCGACCAAGGGAACCGCTACAATCATGACCCATTACGCGAACGCAAACTGCTCTTACATAAAAAGCAAATCAGTGAACTGATCGGTGCTGTAAAGCGTGACGGCTATACGATTGTGCCGCTGAAAATGTACATTAAAGACGGCTATGCGAAGTTACTGATCGGTCTTGCAAAAGGTAAGAAAGATTACGATAAACGTCATGACATGAAGAAAAAAGAAGCGAAGCGTGACATGGAACGTGCTTTCAAGGATCGCCAGCAGTAA
- a CDS encoding alpha/beta hydrolase produces MKSALSSPFFFQAGPRAVLLLHGFTGSSADVRMLGRFLEKHGYTSLAPHYKGHGVPPEELIVSNPEEWWQDVKNGYTQLKEAGYEEIAVAGLSLGGVFSLKLATSHPVKGVVTMCSPMTMRTTDIMFEGVLEYAKQYKKQQGKSEQEIELEIEAIKQQGMASLPELQQLIYDVRETIDLLYAPILVIQSRNDKVINPDSANIIYDTVESIDKKISWYEHSGHVITLDKEKDQLHEEVLTFLNSLDWIV; encoded by the coding sequence ATGAAATCAGCTTTGTCTTCACCGTTCTTCTTTCAGGCAGGACCGAGAGCGGTTTTATTATTACATGGGTTTACAGGTAGTTCGGCCGATGTGCGGATGCTTGGACGCTTTTTGGAAAAGCACGGTTATACATCGCTTGCCCCGCATTATAAAGGACATGGTGTTCCGCCGGAAGAACTGATTGTCTCCAATCCCGAAGAATGGTGGCAAGATGTAAAAAACGGGTATACACAATTAAAAGAGGCAGGCTATGAAGAAATCGCCGTTGCAGGATTATCGCTCGGTGGCGTATTTTCACTCAAGCTTGCGACAAGTCATCCGGTAAAGGGCGTTGTGACGATGTGCTCGCCGATGACGATGCGCACGACAGACATTATGTTTGAAGGCGTACTTGAATATGCAAAACAATATAAAAAACAACAAGGTAAAAGTGAACAGGAAATTGAATTAGAGATTGAAGCGATCAAGCAGCAAGGAATGGCATCACTGCCTGAACTGCAGCAACTGATTTACGATGTACGAGAGACGATCGACTTGCTGTATGCGCCGATTTTGGTGATCCAGTCGCGCAACGACAAAGTCATCAACCCCGATTCAGCCAATATTATTTATGACACCGTCGAATCGATCGACAAAAAAATCAGCTGGTATGAGCATTCGGGCCATGTCATCACACTCGACAAAGAAAAAGACCAGCTTCATGAAGAAGTTCTCACGTTTTTAAATTCGTTAGATTGGATAGTCTAA
- a CDS encoding helix-turn-helix transcriptional regulator — translation MNLNLGMKIKILRESLNLTLEEFGELIGNTAKSNVHAWENGKSNPNKQKLKRIAEIAGKSVEEFISEENPEASIVEANYLNTALKKSLKKITQYKNILEALSKVPSNQLSLPCEAPGINKSITNLEYISLIEKDLSDAEQKYIQDASRLIDIQNQLLENPNLPNLNTLDSTPLEMFFNSSYPLSINEKSLTAEDKKRALEILKLVFK, via the coding sequence ATGAATTTAAATTTAGGAATGAAAATCAAAATACTTCGGGAGAGTTTAAACTTAACATTAGAAGAGTTTGGAGAATTAATTGGTAATACTGCTAAGAGTAATGTTCATGCATGGGAAAATGGTAAATCTAATCCAAATAAACAAAAATTAAAAAGAATAGCGGAAATTGCAGGTAAAAGTGTGGAAGAATTTATTAGTGAAGAGAACCCTGAGGCTTCTATTGTTGAAGCAAATTATTTAAACACCGCTTTAAAAAAATCACTAAAGAAAATTACTCAGTATAAAAATATATTAGAAGCACTATCTAAGGTTCCATCAAATCAACTCTCTCTTCCATGTGAAGCGCCTGGAATCAATAAGTCTATTACAAATTTAGAATATATCTCATTAATTGAAAAAGACCTCTCTGATGCTGAACAAAAATATATTCAAGATGCTAGCAGATTAATCGATATTCAAAATCAATTATTAGAAAATCCAAACTTACCCAATTTAAACACTTTAGACTCTACACCACTCGAAATGTTTTTTAATTCTAGTTATCCGTTATCAATAAACGAGAAATCTTTGACAGCTGAGGATAAAAAACGGGCACTAGAAATACTAAAATTAGTTTTTAAATAA
- a CDS encoding replication-relaxation family protein, with product MEVSYLQASEIREKLCKILYFCRGANAIVLTQYFNGSLNYTKQQKKQITNQLLRLKEKGIITSKKIEEKDMGSMYYLSTNGLELVHRLLNINPLQSGTMWQQYPLNEICHEELKEYDIDTYKPPIRQFAHHHLVLQSITTLFGNDSDLPSYPFRLTLDAVENYICKNENRMLKPDVEIKVDDEIYTLEIDRATESYSQLVAKFKNYKGYLDYAVKENVKSPITKIIFVYDDKNSNHGVSRRWETIMKAFLEGMNIKDNVRKWPNVELLFVKLSDLPKCVKYILSKKIDNLDYLWNCYYLDKVVEQLNSNEMEAFPFENDSAIVLGDNKSKLIFCCKFQFYTSDFYRQLIKFHQEGKNEFECLDYHSKPEIIPLILGNKKLESWILNFKNTNVDLDLQYKIKYIIKLTKFYQVEGKSIFK from the coding sequence ATGGAAGTTTCTTATTTACAAGCATCAGAAATACGTGAAAAACTATGCAAGATTTTGTACTTTTGTAGAGGTGCAAATGCTATTGTTTTAACGCAGTATTTTAATGGGAGTTTAAACTATACTAAACAGCAGAAAAAACAGATTACTAATCAATTATTAAGACTAAAGGAAAAAGGGATTATTACTTCGAAAAAAATAGAAGAGAAAGATATGGGATCGATGTATTATCTCTCAACTAATGGTTTAGAATTAGTGCATCGATTATTAAATATTAACCCACTTCAATCGGGAACGATGTGGCAACAATACCCTTTAAATGAAATTTGCCATGAGGAACTAAAAGAATATGACATTGATACATATAAGCCTCCGATACGACAATTTGCACACCATCATTTAGTGCTACAATCGATTACTACATTATTCGGTAACGACTCTGATCTCCCTTCATATCCATTTAGACTGACGCTAGACGCTGTAGAGAATTACATTTGTAAGAATGAAAATAGAATGTTAAAACCGGATGTAGAAATTAAAGTTGATGATGAGATTTATACATTAGAAATTGATCGAGCGACCGAATCATACTCACAATTAGTGGCTAAGTTTAAAAACTATAAAGGTTATTTAGATTACGCAGTTAAAGAAAATGTAAAATCACCAATTACAAAAATTATTTTCGTTTATGATGATAAAAATTCCAACCATGGTGTAAGTCGTCGGTGGGAAACGATTATGAAGGCTTTTCTTGAAGGAATGAATATTAAAGATAATGTACGTAAATGGCCAAATGTAGAATTATTATTCGTTAAGTTAAGTGATTTACCAAAGTGTGTAAAGTATATACTTAGTAAAAAAATCGATAATTTGGATTATTTATGGAATTGTTACTATCTTGATAAGGTAGTGGAGCAATTAAATTCCAATGAAATGGAAGCTTTCCCTTTTGAAAATGACTCTGCTATTGTTTTAGGGGATAATAAATCGAAATTAATTTTCTGCTGTAAATTTCAATTTTATACAAGTGATTTTTATCGTCAGTTGATTAAGTTTCATCAAGAAGGAAAAAATGAATTTGAGTGTTTAGATTATCATAGTAAACCTGAAATTATCCCTCTAATTTTAGGGAATAAAAAATTAGAGAGTTGGATTTTAAATTTTAAAAATACAAATGTAGATTTAGATTTGCAATATAAAATAAAATATATTATAAAATTAACTAAATTCTATCAAGTTGAAGGTAAGTCCATCTTCAAATAA
- a CDS encoding helix-turn-helix domain-containing protein, whose amino-acid sequence MISEVKQDLVDLVEKMIVVTLQKEKKEKEWMNLGEAANYLGVSRNTLNKLIANQDIELYAVEGIKRVSRTQIDEFLKSKIIKRV is encoded by the coding sequence ATGATTAGTGAAGTTAAGCAAGATTTAGTAGATTTAGTTGAAAAAATGATTGTAGTTACGCTACAGAAAGAAAAGAAAGAAAAGGAGTGGATGAATTTAGGCGAAGCAGCAAATTATTTAGGTGTTTCTAGAAATACATTAAATAAATTAATTGCTAATCAAGATATTGAACTTTACGCAGTAGAAGGTATTAAAAGGGTTTCTCGAACTCAAATAGATGAGTTTTTAAAATCTAAGATAATTAAACGAGTATGA
- the rnr gene encoding ribonuclease R, with translation MTQQNELQQRVLDMMKDDGYKPMTVSEIEDVLELEEADEFRELVKTLVKMEAQGQIVRSRSNRYGLPERMNLLRGRFIGNAKGFGFVAPEEQGMDDIFIPAHEVNGALNEDTVLVRVLKEQSGDRREGTIVKIVERSKTSFVGTYQANRGFGFVVTDDKKLNMDIFIAKEDAMGAVDGHKVVVEVTHWPDATKSATGMITKILGHKNDPGVDILSILYKYDIPPEFPQEVVQAAIDVPEEISEQDLVGRRDLRNEVIVTIDGADAKDLDDAVTVVKNDNGTYKLGVHIADVSYYVTQGSVLDQEAYERATSVYLTDRVIPMIPHRLSNGICSLNPQVDRLTLSCEMTIDQAGQVVKHEIFQSVIKTTERMTYSDVYNILENPDENPELMERYESLVPMFRDMADLAQILRNKRMSRGAIDFDFKESKVLVNEDGWPTDIVLRERTVAERLIEEFMLAANETIAEHFHWMELPFIYRIHEDPKPEKLQRFFEFVTNFGIMIKGTGNSVHPKALQEVIRSIEGLPEEPVISTMLLRSMQQAKYYAESLGHFGLSTEFYTHFTSPIRRYPDLIVHRLIRTYLINGDTSKETVVQWSAVMDEIAEHTSGRERRAVEAERDTDALKKAQFMSDKIGEEFEGIVSSITNFGIFVELENTVEGLVHISNMTDDYYRFEDRHMMMIGERTGRQFRIGDEVKIRVANVVIEESSVDFEIVDMVSSPRPARRQTSKVIHAGRREGRKKDDERTGEKRDRKSRGASKPRPEKAKRSDSSDRDPRGRRKEGKSGEKPKFYEGIAKGKKKKSKKK, from the coding sequence ATGACACAACAAAATGAATTACAACAGCGCGTCCTTGATATGATGAAGGACGATGGCTATAAACCGATGACTGTATCGGAAATTGAAGATGTACTTGAATTAGAAGAAGCGGATGAGTTCCGTGAGTTAGTGAAAACACTCGTGAAAATGGAAGCGCAAGGACAAATCGTGCGCTCCCGTTCAAATCGCTACGGTTTACCGGAACGCATGAATTTACTGCGCGGCCGCTTTATCGGGAACGCGAAAGGATTCGGTTTCGTCGCACCGGAAGAACAAGGCATGGACGATATTTTCATCCCGGCACATGAAGTGAATGGTGCACTGAATGAAGATACCGTGCTCGTACGTGTATTAAAGGAACAATCAGGTGACCGCCGTGAAGGGACGATCGTAAAAATCGTCGAACGCAGCAAAACATCATTTGTAGGTACATACCAGGCAAATCGCGGTTTTGGTTTTGTCGTTACAGATGATAAGAAGTTGAATATGGATATCTTTATCGCAAAAGAGGACGCAATGGGTGCGGTCGACGGACATAAAGTCGTTGTAGAAGTAACGCACTGGCCAGATGCGACGAAATCTGCGACAGGGATGATCACGAAAATTTTAGGTCATAAAAATGATCCGGGTGTGGACATTTTATCGATTCTTTATAAATATGATATTCCGCCAGAGTTCCCGCAAGAGGTTGTGCAGGCGGCAATCGATGTACCGGAAGAAATTTCCGAACAGGACTTAGTCGGACGCCGTGATCTGCGCAATGAAGTCATCGTAACAATCGATGGTGCTGACGCGAAAGACTTGGATGATGCCGTAACAGTCGTGAAAAATGACAATGGCACATACAAGCTCGGTGTACACATTGCCGATGTTAGTTATTACGTGACACAAGGCTCTGTACTGGACCAGGAAGCATATGAACGCGCGACATCTGTTTACTTGACGGACCGCGTAATTCCGATGATTCCACACCGTTTATCGAACGGAATCTGTTCATTGAACCCGCAAGTTGACCGTTTAACATTGTCATGTGAAATGACAATCGACCAGGCCGGGCAAGTGGTGAAGCATGAAATTTTCCAAAGTGTGATTAAAACGACGGAGCGTATGACGTATTCGGACGTTTATAACATTTTAGAAAATCCGGACGAAAACCCGGAATTAATGGAGCGCTATGAAAGCTTAGTGCCGATGTTCAGAGATATGGCCGATTTAGCGCAAATCTTACGCAACAAACGTATGTCACGCGGTGCAATTGACTTTGATTTCAAGGAATCAAAAGTGCTCGTTAATGAAGACGGCTGGCCGACTGACATCGTGTTACGCGAACGTACAGTTGCAGAGCGTCTGATCGAGGAGTTCATGCTTGCAGCGAACGAAACGATTGCCGAGCATTTCCACTGGATGGAGCTGCCGTTCATCTACCGTATCCACGAAGATCCGAAGCCGGAAAAATTACAACGTTTCTTTGAGTTTGTTACAAATTTTGGTATTATGATAAAAGGTACAGGGAATTCGGTACATCCGAAAGCATTACAGGAAGTCATCCGTTCGATCGAAGGCTTGCCGGAAGAGCCGGTTATTTCAACGATGCTGTTACGTTCGATGCAGCAGGCGAAATATTATGCCGAGTCATTAGGCCACTTCGGTTTATCGACAGAGTTTTATACGCACTTCACATCACCAATCCGTCGTTACCCGGACTTAATCGTCCACCGTTTAATTCGTACGTATTTGATTAACGGCGATACATCGAAGGAAACGGTTGTACAATGGAGCGCGGTAATGGATGAAATTGCGGAACATACATCTGGTCGTGAACGTCGTGCCGTTGAAGCAGAACGTGATACGGATGCACTGAAAAAAGCGCAATTCATGTCCGATAAAATCGGTGAAGAGTTCGAAGGGATTGTGTCATCGATTACGAACTTCGGTATTTTCGTAGAGCTTGAAAATACGGTGGAAGGTCTTGTTCATATTTCGAATATGACGGATGATTACTACCGTTTTGAAGACCGTCATATGATGATGATCGGTGAGCGTACCGGCCGTCAGTTCCGCATCGGGGATGAAGTGAAGATCCGTGTGGCGAATGTCGTGATCGAGGAATCTTCTGTCGACTTTGAAATCGTCGATATGGTGAGCAGCCCACGTCCGGCTCGTCGCCAAACATCGAAAGTCATCCATGCAGGTCGCAGAGAAGGCCGCAAAAAAGATGATGAGCGTACAGGTGAAAAACGTGACCGCAAATCGCGCGGCGCAAGCAAGCCACGCCCTGAAAAGGCGAAACGTTCAGACTCGTCTGACCGTGATCCACGCGGTCGCCGCAAAGAAGGTAAATCAGGCGAGAAGCCGAAGTTTTACGAAGGCATCGCAAAAGGCAAAAAGAAAAAAAGTAAAAAGAAATAG
- a CDS encoding cell division protein FtsZ has translation MTKSFITNKPALNMTLVGFGQAGARIVDVFAKYQTAEGEQTYNCLALNSNEGDFKELRYIDPSNRISLDLGGLGKNPEKAEKILAKDQRVKSIMHNFISKKLRVKDDLVLFVAGLGGGTGTSTIVKTIEDFYELHNKPIIQQVLDKMIAQVGEEVYKQREVEINQRAFKVAEEQFVKIGVIACLPLEHEGHDVLRQVSKFANKIWKLANDPKKGVSFVIFPDNQFFYNNFKQLPQTTKDSFDNYRDYSNYEIANTLHEINAAANQGGTSIVMDSEDLKRALTERKGCLFISKQEVPSTVVESALDITKLFEKTMMTNCMHDPIEIQSENGFAKLYHMGLLASIDSKKDYGNGSFMEAATEVAYEHLPFTGTIFNGYVQEKNESKVTTYVFYKADALPKRLSKGLAQEYNEYISAIKEANFTSAGIEKIEENNLDLLEEVTLSELGLDDFISAEPAKDGEDPTDILAILDDFDFTF, from the coding sequence ATGACTAAATCATTCATCACAAATAAACCTGCGCTAAATATGACGCTGGTAGGTTTTGGACAGGCCGGTGCTCGTATCGTCGATGTTTTTGCAAAATATCAAACGGCGGAAGGTGAGCAAACATATAATTGCCTAGCTTTGAACTCAAATGAAGGGGATTTTAAAGAATTGCGATACATTGATCCTAGCAATCGTATTAGCCTGGATTTAGGTGGGCTTGGCAAAAATCCTGAGAAAGCTGAGAAGATTTTAGCAAAAGATCAACGAGTAAAATCAATCATGCATAACTTTATCTCTAAAAAACTTCGTGTAAAAGATGATTTAGTCCTTTTTGTTGCGGGCTTGGGTGGAGGCACTGGAACCTCTACAATCGTTAAGACTATTGAAGATTTTTATGAGTTACATAATAAACCGATAATTCAACAGGTATTAGATAAAATGATTGCCCAAGTTGGGGAAGAGGTTTATAAGCAACGTGAAGTAGAAATTAATCAAAGAGCTTTTAAAGTGGCTGAAGAACAGTTTGTTAAGATTGGCGTTATCGCTTGTTTACCATTAGAACACGAAGGACACGATGTTTTGCGTCAAGTAAGCAAATTTGCCAACAAGATTTGGAAGTTAGCCAATGATCCAAAAAAAGGCGTATCGTTTGTCATTTTTCCAGATAATCAATTTTTCTATAATAACTTTAAACAATTGCCTCAAACTACAAAAGATAGTTTTGATAATTATCGCGATTACTCAAATTATGAAATCGCGAATACGCTTCATGAAATAAATGCCGCAGCTAATCAAGGGGGCACAAGTATTGTAATGGATAGTGAAGACCTAAAACGTGCTTTAACAGAGAGAAAAGGCTGTTTGTTTATTTCTAAACAAGAAGTACCTAGCACAGTTGTAGAGTCTGCCTTAGATATCACTAAATTATTTGAAAAAACAATGATGACGAATTGTATGCATGATCCGATTGAAATTCAATCAGAAAATGGATTCGCTAAGCTGTATCACATGGGCCTACTAGCTTCAATTGATTCAAAAAAAGATTATGGAAACGGTTCATTTATGGAAGCAGCAACTGAGGTAGCATATGAGCATTTGCCATTCACAGGAACTATCTTTAATGGCTATGTACAAGAGAAAAATGAATCTAAAGTTACAACGTATGTGTTTTACAAAGCAGATGCTTTGCCTAAACGCTTATCAAAAGGGTTAGCTCAGGAATACAATGAATATATTTCTGCTATTAAAGAAGCCAACTTTACGAGCGCAGGTATTGAAAAAATTGAAGAAAATAATCTGGATTTATTAGAAGAAGTTACGCTATCAGAGTTAGGATTAGATGATTTTATTTCAGCAGAGCCAGCAAAAGACGGAGAAGATCCTACTGATATTTTAGCAATCTTAGACGACTTTGATTTTACCTTTTAA
- a CDS encoding virulence-associated E family protein has translation MDEDGYKEAELEESALNFIKMLEDGLSTKESFTDTVSKVRNSLVYKNNSDPILLTGAENLDIIFNGLKLNEAIAFDEFTRKNYQVKPFPWEEKLESKKEFTEEDFINLSYELNRLFEFQRKSLLRDAIQVHARKNKFNIVKEFITKVQWDGTKRVDTFFIDYLGVQDSKYVRAVTNLFFRAAVGRVFQPGIKYDYMIVLIGTQGLYKSSLLQKIAGDWHIPGPQNLNAKIGGEFAISAWIIEIDELVALTNSSIAETKTFISRTYDVFRPAYGKEVVKFDRKCVFVGTTNEYAFLRDKTGNRRFLPILTGEDLVKQTIDKLTPNEISQLWAEAYQLFMQNPKLDLSDEMKVEAERVRENHMYYDPTEGKIEEYLNMPRPVDWDKLTPQERFDKFKLYLALDENDVWEGQLPIEISPIEIFTECLGKIDKPINSQDSKLIGQALLNMGWALGKQKRKRIRHYGQQKLYLKINMNKESHELDYE, from the coding sequence ATGGACGAAGATGGATATAAAGAGGCAGAATTAGAAGAAAGTGCATTAAATTTTATTAAGATGTTAGAAGATGGATTGTCTACTAAGGAAAGCTTTACTGACACCGTAAGTAAGGTACGAAATTCTTTAGTATATAAAAATAATTCAGATCCTATTTTATTAACAGGTGCAGAAAATTTGGATATTATATTTAATGGATTAAAGTTAAATGAAGCAATCGCTTTTGATGAATTTACTAGAAAAAATTATCAAGTAAAACCTTTTCCATGGGAAGAAAAGCTGGAAAGTAAAAAAGAATTTACAGAAGAAGATTTTATAAACTTATCGTATGAATTAAATCGATTATTTGAATTTCAGCGGAAATCATTATTACGAGATGCAATTCAAGTACATGCTCGTAAAAATAAATTTAATATCGTTAAAGAATTTATTACTAAGGTTCAGTGGGACGGGACAAAACGAGTAGATACATTTTTTATCGATTACTTAGGAGTACAGGATAGTAAATACGTACGTGCAGTAACTAACTTATTCTTCCGTGCAGCTGTTGGCAGGGTTTTCCAACCTGGGATTAAGTACGACTATATGATTGTTTTGATTGGAACACAAGGGCTTTACAAGTCTTCTTTATTGCAAAAAATTGCTGGGGATTGGCATATACCGGGGCCACAGAATTTAAATGCGAAAATCGGTGGAGAGTTTGCAATCAGTGCTTGGATTATTGAAATCGATGAGCTTGTGGCTCTAACAAATTCATCAATTGCAGAAACGAAAACTTTTATTTCAAGAACATATGACGTTTTTCGCCCAGCTTATGGAAAGGAAGTAGTGAAGTTTGATCGAAAATGTGTTTTTGTTGGAACTACAAACGAATATGCATTTTTACGCGACAAAACTGGTAACCGTAGATTTCTTCCAATTTTAACTGGAGAAGATTTAGTAAAGCAAACCATTGATAAATTGACCCCAAATGAAATTTCACAATTATGGGCAGAGGCATATCAATTATTTATGCAAAATCCAAAACTCGATTTGTCCGATGAAATGAAAGTAGAGGCTGAACGAGTGCGAGAAAATCATATGTATTATGATCCAACTGAAGGGAAAATTGAAGAATATTTAAATATGCCACGTCCTGTGGATTGGGATAAATTAACCCCACAAGAACGTTTTGATAAATTCAAATTATATTTAGCGTTAGATGAAAATGACGTATGGGAAGGACAATTACCTATAGAAATTAGCCCGATTGAAATTTTTACTGAGTGCTTAGGGAAAATTGATAAGCCAATTAACTCTCAAGATTCAAAGTTAATTGGTCAAGCGTTATTAAATATGGGATGGGCATTAGGTAAACAAAAAAGAAAACGAATACGCCACTATGGTCAACAAAAATTATATTTAAAAATTAATATGAACAAAGAATCTCATGAACTTGACTATGAATGA
- a CDS encoding helix-turn-helix domain-containing protein, whose amino-acid sequence MALAYVGGLPQVNGLRNAELVDKIVILVEKYSVHAECLALVEDVIADEYPDYNGIFEQQVGMPVNEYITKVRLHKAEGLLEDTQMSFKEISKMIGLNGYFEFTQLFKRFHGISPVDYRNQLYKQS is encoded by the coding sequence ATGGCATTAGCATACGTAGGGGGACTTCCACAAGTGAATGGTTTACGCAACGCAGAATTGGTCGATAAGATTGTCATACTAGTTGAAAAGTATAGTGTACATGCCGAATGTTTGGCATTGGTTGAGGATGTAATTGCCGATGAGTATCCGGACTATAATGGTATTTTCGAGCAGCAGGTCGGGATGCCGGTAAATGAATATATAACGAAAGTTCGATTACACAAAGCAGAAGGATTACTGGAAGATACGCAAATGAGCTTCAAGGAAATTTCAAAAATGATCGGGCTGAACGGTTACTTTGAATTTACACAGCTGTTTAAAAGGTTCCACGGTATCTCACCTGTAGACTACCGCAACCAGCTTTACAAACAAAGCTAA
- the secG gene encoding preprotein translocase subunit SecG, which produces MHTLFTVLLIIVAIALIVVVLLQSGKSAGLSGAISGGAEQLFGKQKARGMDLVLHRTTIVLSVAFFVLALAITKF; this is translated from the coding sequence ATGCATACGTTATTTACAGTATTACTTATTATCGTAGCTATAGCCTTAATCGTTGTTGTATTATTACAATCAGGTAAAAGCGCTGGTTTATCAGGTGCCATCTCTGGTGGAGCTGAGCAACTATTCGGTAAACAGAAAGCTCGTGGAATGGATCTAGTCCTACACCGCACAACAATCGTTCTTTCTGTTGCATTCTTCGTATTAGCATTAGCGATTACGAAATTCTAA
- a CDS encoding tyrosine-type recombinase/integrase — translation MAKIEKYTLKSGETRYKVKVYLGVDPKTGVEKRTTLRFKTHKEAKEALANITFKRSKGMLNLEESTNDSLTFNDVYQKWLHIYEGTVQETTYDKTVIIFTKHILPKLGKFKIEKITVDDCQLSVNQWRKTLKRYRMIKNYASKLFDFAQMRGYIEKNPMKLVFLPPTRMLETDEEVESDNFYSKQEYKYFEACLESLADLKKKTFFMILGNAGLRRSEALALTWKDIDFSNQTILVNKALKYGRKNGLYKGPTKTYNSRTISVNKKTIDVIVQWKHIQEEQLKLLNHKHQGQKQLLFNNTNNGYINPNQPSRWLKDFLLKNNLRLISNHGLRHTHCTLLFQAGIDLKTIQQRLGHNDIQTTLNIYTHFSQQNAQAAPDKLDSFLEED, via the coding sequence TTGGCAAAAATTGAAAAATACACATTAAAAAGCGGAGAAACTCGTTATAAAGTAAAAGTTTATTTAGGAGTGGATCCAAAAACAGGAGTAGAAAAACGTACAACATTGCGTTTTAAAACTCATAAAGAAGCAAAAGAGGCATTGGCTAATATAACTTTTAAACGTTCAAAAGGGATGTTAAATTTAGAGGAATCTACAAATGATTCCTTAACGTTTAATGACGTTTATCAAAAGTGGTTACATATCTATGAAGGAACTGTTCAAGAAACTACTTATGATAAAACCGTTATTATTTTCACAAAACATATCTTACCTAAATTAGGGAAATTTAAAATTGAAAAGATTACTGTGGATGACTGCCAATTAAGCGTAAATCAATGGAGAAAAACTTTAAAGCGATATCGAATGATTAAAAACTATGCTTCAAAATTATTTGACTTCGCTCAAATGCGTGGATACATTGAAAAAAATCCTATGAAATTAGTTTTTTTACCTCCAACTCGTATGTTAGAGACTGATGAGGAAGTTGAAAGCGACAATTTTTATTCTAAACAAGAATATAAATATTTTGAAGCTTGCTTAGAGTCGTTAGCCGATTTAAAGAAAAAAACTTTCTTTATGATATTAGGTAACGCTGGTTTACGTAGAAGTGAAGCCCTTGCGTTAACTTGGAAGGATATCGATTTTTCAAACCAAACTATCTTAGTTAATAAAGCTCTTAAATACGGACGTAAGAACGGATTATATAAAGGCCCTACTAAAACCTATAATAGTCGGACTATATCCGTTAACAAAAAAACTATCGATGTTATTGTTCAATGGAAACATATTCAAGAGGAACAATTAAAGTTACTTAATCATAAACACCAAGGACAAAAGCAACTGTTGTTTAACAATACTAACAATGGTTATATAAATCCAAATCAACCTTCACGTTGGCTAAAAGATTTTCTTCTCAAAAATAATTTACGCTTGATTTCTAATCATGGCTTACGTCACACGCATTGTACTTTGTTATTCCAAGCTGGTATAGATCTTAAGACAATCCAGCAGCGATTAGGTCATAACGATATTCAAACTACGTTAAATATCTATACACATTTTTCTCAACAAAATGCTCAAGCTGCTCCAGATAAATTAGATTCGTTTCTTGAAGAAGATTAA